A section of the Paenibacillus aurantius genome encodes:
- a CDS encoding NADPH-dependent FMN reductase: MNIFILAGSNRKDATSTQICRYLEKELQARDCATVFFDLYEKPVSFYTPEGYPEGDANLTEMKKAAAAADAIILATPEYHGGMSGVLKNALDHMGGAEFDSKAVLSVSSAGGAVGVSSLQQMQVLVRNVHGINSPEWISIGGDQREFDSSGEPASVAVKERAIRALNYFLQLAGQLKKEA; encoded by the coding sequence ATGAACATTTTTATTCTAGCGGGAAGCAACCGCAAGGACGCCACAAGCACGCAAATCTGCCGTTACCTGGAGAAAGAGCTGCAGGCCCGCGACTGCGCGACGGTCTTCTTCGACCTGTACGAAAAGCCGGTTTCCTTCTATACGCCGGAGGGCTATCCGGAGGGGGATGCCAACCTGACGGAGATGAAGAAAGCGGCGGCCGCGGCGGATGCCATTATTCTGGCAACGCCCGAATATCACGGGGGCATGTCAGGCGTGCTGAAGAACGCCCTGGACCATATGGGCGGGGCCGAGTTCGATTCCAAGGCCGTTCTGTCCGTCAGCTCGGCCGGGGGAGCCGTTGGGGTAAGCTCCTTGCAGCAGATGCAGGTTCTGGTCCGCAATGTGCACGGAATCAATTCGCCGGAATGGATCTCGATTGGCGGGGACCAGCGGGAGTTCGACTCATCCGGAGAGCCGGCAAGCGTTGCCGTTAAGGAGCGCGCCATACGGGCGCTGAATTATTTCCTCCAGTTGGCCGGTCAATTGAAGAAGGAAGCGTAA
- a CDS encoding DUF3906 family protein, with amino-acid sequence MFLYKLEIVLKDQTVYLVVLAESDEKAFQSLEGQLARHFIRTPEVLEAAIVEKKRADKGAGYVIETKA; translated from the coding sequence ATGTTCCTGTACAAGCTTGAGATTGTTCTGAAAGACCAAACCGTCTATTTGGTCGTCCTGGCCGAATCGGACGAGAAAGCGTTTCAGTCCCTGGAGGGGCAGCTGGCCCGCCACTTCATACGGACCCCCGAGGTCCTGGAGGCGGCGATCGTCGAGAAGAAGCGCGCCGATAAGGGAGCCGGTTATGTTATTGAAACCAAAGCTTAG
- a CDS encoding peroxiredoxin has protein sequence MLQVGDTAPSFQAESTQGKIDLKPYIGRQPIVLIFYPKNETPICTKQLCAVRDSKQQYARYHALVLGVNQGSLQQHEKFARHHGYDFPLLSDSDGEINKSYDVGNFLFGLIGQNRIVYVIGLDGKIAYARKGNRPTSEILEALESAVGAPQS, from the coding sequence ATGCTCCAAGTCGGCGATACCGCTCCCTCTTTTCAAGCGGAGAGTACACAAGGAAAGATCGATCTTAAGCCATACATAGGCAGGCAGCCGATCGTGCTTATCTTCTATCCGAAGAACGAGACGCCGATCTGCACGAAGCAGCTATGCGCCGTCCGTGACTCCAAGCAGCAGTACGCCCGCTACCACGCGCTTGTCCTCGGGGTCAACCAAGGCTCCCTTCAGCAGCACGAGAAGTTTGCCCGCCATCACGGCTACGACTTCCCCTTGTTGTCCGATTCCGATGGAGAAATCAACAAAAGCTATGACGTAGGGAACTTTCTTTTTGGCCTGATCGGCCAGAACCGCATCGTTTACGTAATAGGATTGGACGGGAAGATTGCCTACGCCCGTAAGGGAAACCGCCCCACATCCGAAATTCTGGAAGCGCTGGAATCGGCCGTCGGGGCCCCGCAGTCTTGA
- a CDS encoding D-2-hydroxyacid dehydrogenase codes for MIRLTAVTNMDLTPLVDNWPRDLTDQVEFTWYRKAEEALPHLGETEGLLTSYRLQDQLLDAAPKLKWVQVSSAGVDMVPLEALADRNIVLTNASGVHSIQMSEHALGAMLYWARRFREFDRSQQEKRWARRVPTGELHGQTVGILGTGSIGKAIAQKAKAFGMTVYGYNRSGGDSPEYDVTLTGQEGLTRLLRESDYVVSLLPKTAETEKLLGLEQFQRMKINAYFINLGRGEVVDESALIQALNEKWIAGAALDVFEEEPLPEDSPFWEMEQVLLTPHVSGNSPHYVERLAGIYYDNVRRFLKGEALRNTVDYGAGY; via the coding sequence ATGATCAGATTAACGGCCGTCACCAATATGGACCTTACTCCGCTAGTTGATAACTGGCCCCGCGACCTTACGGACCAGGTAGAGTTTACTTGGTACCGAAAAGCCGAGGAGGCCCTCCCTCACCTGGGGGAAACCGAGGGGCTGCTTACCTCGTACCGTCTCCAAGATCAACTCCTGGATGCGGCCCCCAAGCTAAAATGGGTACAGGTGTCATCCGCCGGCGTCGATATGGTCCCCCTTGAAGCGCTGGCCGACAGAAACATTGTGTTAACCAACGCAAGCGGCGTCCACTCCATTCAAATGAGCGAGCATGCCCTTGGCGCCATGCTGTACTGGGCGAGGCGGTTCCGGGAGTTCGACCGCAGCCAGCAGGAGAAGCGTTGGGCCCGCCGCGTCCCGACCGGCGAACTCCATGGCCAAACCGTCGGCATCTTGGGGACCGGAAGCATCGGCAAGGCCATCGCCCAAAAGGCGAAGGCTTTCGGAATGACCGTCTACGGCTATAACCGGTCGGGCGGGGACAGCCCCGAGTATGACGTAACGCTGACCGGTCAAGAAGGGCTTACCCGTCTGCTGCGAGAAAGCGATTATGTCGTATCCCTTCTGCCCAAAACAGCGGAAACCGAAAAACTTTTGGGGCTTGAGCAATTTCAGCGCATGAAAATCAACGCCTACTTCATCAACCTGGGCCGCGGCGAAGTCGTAGACGAATCCGCATTGATTCAAGCCCTGAACGAGAAGTGGATTGCCGGCGCCGCGCTCGATGTATTCGAGGAGGAGCCCCTGCCGGAGGATTCCCCCTTCTGGGAAATGGAGCAGGTGCTCCTGACACCCCATGTCTCGGGAAACTCCCCCCATTATGTAGAAAGGCTCGCCGGGATTTATTACGACAATGTCCGGCGCTTCCTTAAGGGAGAAGCCTTGCGAAATACCGTGGATTACGGAGCCGGCTACTAA
- the pfkA gene encoding 6-phosphofructokinase, translating to MSVKSIAVLTSGGDSQGMNAAVRAVVRSALFHNLEVYAVQRGYYGLIHDDIRKMDLRSVGDIIQRGGTILQTARCKEMITPEGQQTAADNLRKRGIDALVVIGGDGSYQGANKLSKLGIRTMGLPGTIDNDISFTDFTIGFDTAVSIVVDAINKLRDTMTSHERSSLVEVMGRHCGDIALYSGLASGAETILVPEVPYNLEEVANRMKENFQSGKRHSIIIVAEGAGKGEDIARELYEHNNIDPRVTVLGHIQRGGTPTHNDRILASRLGDFAVRRLLEGDSGKACGIIRGELVATDIDLVVNTKKEFNMELYNLGLRLSQ from the coding sequence ATGTCTGTTAAATCGATTGCCGTATTAACGAGCGGAGGCGACTCCCAGGGAATGAACGCCGCGGTTCGCGCCGTGGTTCGAAGTGCACTTTTTCACAATTTGGAAGTCTATGCCGTGCAGCGGGGCTACTACGGGCTGATCCATGATGATATCCGCAAGATGGACCTGCGCAGCGTGGGCGATATTATTCAGCGGGGAGGAACCATCCTTCAAACCGCCCGCTGCAAAGAGATGATAACGCCGGAAGGCCAGCAGACGGCTGCCGACAATCTCCGCAAGCGGGGGATCGACGCTCTTGTCGTCATCGGCGGGGACGGCTCCTACCAAGGCGCCAATAAGCTGAGCAAGCTCGGGATCCGGACTATGGGCCTGCCGGGCACGATCGATAACGATATCTCGTTCACCGACTTTACCATCGGCTTCGATACCGCAGTCAGCATAGTGGTGGACGCCATCAACAAGCTCCGCGACACGATGACCTCCCACGAGCGTTCCTCGCTGGTAGAAGTCATGGGACGTCACTGCGGGGATATCGCCCTGTACTCCGGACTGGCGAGCGGAGCGGAGACCATTCTTGTTCCGGAGGTTCCTTATAACCTGGAGGAAGTCGCGAACCGTATGAAAGAGAACTTCCAATCCGGCAAACGCCACAGTATCATCATCGTGGCCGAAGGAGCCGGCAAGGGAGAGGATATCGCCCGGGAGCTGTATGAGCACAATAACATCGACCCGAGGGTGACCGTGCTCGGCCACATTCAGCGGGGAGGAACGCCGACTCACAACGACCGGATTCTGGCAAGCCGGCTTGGAGACTTTGCCGTGCGCCGTCTCTTGGAAGGCGACTCCGGCAAAGCCTGCGGAATTATCCGCGGCGAGCTCGTGGCTACGGATATCGACTTGGTGGTCAACACGAAGAAAGAATTCAACATGGAGCTGTATAACCTGGGCCTTCGTCTGTCCCAATAA
- a CDS encoding tetraprenyl-beta-curcumene synthase family protein, with amino-acid sequence MYRVYRFVLPSVRASLKQWRDEAERIPDEELRRQALASLATKAFHCQGGAVYAAAGLHARHDLIPLIVAFQTISDYLDNLCDRSTSLDPEDFRSLHEAMLDAVDPERVPGDYYAFRSEKEDGGYLRHLVETCRQCIGRLPSYSKVQAPVIRLVRLYAELQVHKHIRRDLREQALLQWWERHKAEVPGIYWNEFAAAAGSTLGVFLYFLAAADPDFPEEEANVILGAYFPYVCALHILLDYLIDQEEDRAGGDLNFCFYYRDMEETAARVAEVAERAKERIDGLKAPAFHRMIIEGLLALYLSDPKVKKQYEVRRISRALMKNSPLTRVFFWVNSMWIRSIVK; translated from the coding sequence ATGTACCGGGTTTACCGGTTTGTCCTGCCTTCGGTCCGGGCCTCGCTTAAGCAGTGGAGAGATGAGGCGGAGCGGATCCCGGATGAGGAGCTCCGGCGGCAGGCACTGGCCAGTCTCGCGACCAAGGCCTTCCACTGCCAGGGAGGAGCGGTCTACGCGGCCGCCGGGCTTCATGCGCGTCATGATCTGATTCCGCTCATCGTCGCTTTCCAGACCATCAGTGACTACCTGGATAACCTGTGCGACCGGAGCACATCGCTCGATCCCGAGGATTTCCGAAGCCTGCATGAGGCCATGCTGGATGCGGTGGATCCGGAACGCGTACCCGGGGATTACTATGCTTTCCGGTCAGAGAAGGAAGACGGCGGCTACCTCCGGCACCTGGTGGAAACCTGCAGGCAGTGCATCGGTCGGCTTCCGTCTTACAGCAAGGTTCAAGCGCCGGTTATCCGGCTGGTCCGGTTATATGCAGAGCTGCAGGTCCACAAGCATATCCGCCGCGACCTGAGGGAGCAGGCCCTTCTTCAATGGTGGGAGAGGCACAAAGCGGAGGTTCCCGGCATTTACTGGAATGAATTTGCCGCAGCCGCCGGCTCCACCCTCGGTGTGTTTTTGTATTTCCTGGCGGCGGCGGACCCCGATTTTCCGGAGGAGGAAGCGAACGTTATTCTGGGGGCCTATTTTCCTTATGTTTGCGCCCTTCATATTCTTCTGGATTATTTGATCGACCAGGAAGAGGACCGCGCCGGGGGAGATTTGAACTTTTGTTTCTATTACCGGGACATGGAGGAGACGGCCGCCCGCGTGGCGGAGGTAGCCGAACGGGCCAAAGAACGAATTGACGGCCTGAAGGCGCCTGCTTTTCACCGGATGATTATAGAAGGCTTGCTTGCGCTCTATCTGTCGGACCCTAAGGTTAAGAAACAATACGAGGTCCGCCGGATTTCCAGAGCTTTAATGAAGAACAGCCCGTTAACCCGGGTCTTTTTCTGGGTCAACAGCATGTGGATCCGGTCTATTGTCAAGTAA
- a CDS encoding multi antimicrobial extrusion protein MatE: protein MSQPGTAVSSISPSARPVSLIRLLAFFLPLGLSASLVTISHVIINSTLARSSTPELVIASYAIAMSLLAITERPAVLLRQTCSALVRDRISFRAMRTVAYVVFGCITVAGGLVSYSPLGVWIFTYFFGVEPDRVPDVIAVYRILMWVSLFSGVRCLYHGLIIFNRRTTWLTIGMVIRLVGMYSLAQYFIRTDQVTSGRVGAIIFLTGMIIECLISFLEGTVLLKKRIPEKLEDHPIERKGEVFTFYRPLLYSSFLAVVVGPSINAILGKTSDMELSIAAFAIAASLTQLVQSFFSYIHQIVLNFYRADRDQVIRFTLLLCLIPTILLGTLSYTAAGPWFMTHLMGVNEQLMTASLHTLRIFMIMTLIFPWLDFCNGILMLNGQTKIMVWSQACNVSVTLITLFLCLGFHPEWNARIGALAQSLGVAAELAAAAWVLRKTAAEQRLAASITANHSPTSRK, encoded by the coding sequence ATGTCACAGCCCGGCACCGCCGTCTCATCCATCTCCCCGAGCGCCCGTCCCGTATCGCTTATCCGGCTGCTCGCTTTCTTTTTGCCGTTAGGGCTGTCCGCCAGCCTGGTCACGATTTCCCATGTCATCATTAACAGCACCCTGGCCCGTTCCTCCACGCCCGAGCTCGTCATAGCGAGCTATGCCATTGCGATGAGCCTGCTCGCCATCACGGAGCGACCGGCCGTTCTGCTCCGACAAACCTGCTCGGCACTCGTACGGGACCGGATTTCCTTCCGGGCCATGCGGACGGTAGCCTATGTCGTGTTTGGCTGCATCACCGTTGCCGGAGGCCTTGTTTCGTACTCCCCGCTTGGCGTGTGGATCTTTACTTATTTCTTCGGCGTAGAGCCGGACAGGGTCCCCGACGTTATTGCCGTCTACCGGATTCTCATGTGGGTAAGCTTATTCTCCGGCGTCCGCTGTCTATATCACGGCCTTATTATTTTCAACCGGAGGACGACCTGGTTAACAATCGGTATGGTCATCCGGCTCGTCGGCATGTATTCCCTTGCCCAGTACTTCATCCGGACCGATCAGGTGACCAGCGGCCGTGTGGGGGCGATTATCTTCCTGACCGGGATGATCATCGAATGCTTGATCAGCTTCCTGGAAGGAACCGTGCTGCTGAAGAAGCGGATTCCCGAGAAGCTGGAGGACCATCCGATCGAGCGCAAGGGAGAGGTTTTCACCTTTTATCGTCCGCTTCTCTATTCCTCCTTCCTCGCTGTCGTAGTCGGCCCGTCCATTAACGCCATTCTCGGCAAAACGTCGGATATGGAGCTTTCGATCGCCGCCTTTGCCATCGCGGCCAGCCTGACGCAGCTCGTTCAGAGCTTCTTCAGCTATATTCATCAGATCGTGCTTAACTTTTACCGGGCGGACCGGGACCAGGTGATCCGCTTCACCCTCCTGCTGTGTCTAATTCCTACTATCCTGCTCGGCACTCTTTCTTATACCGCCGCGGGACCTTGGTTCATGACCCACCTGATGGGCGTTAACGAACAGCTGATGACGGCCAGCCTGCATACGTTAAGAATTTTTATGATCATGACGCTGATCTTCCCCTGGCTCGATTTCTGCAATGGCATTCTGATGCTTAACGGCCAAACCAAAATCATGGTCTGGTCCCAGGCCTGCAACGTATCCGTCACTTTGATTACGCTATTTCTATGCTTAGGCTTTCATCCGGAATGGAACGCCAGAATCGGAGCACTGGCTCAATCGTTAGGGGTTGCCGCCGAGCTGGCCGCTGCCGCCTGGGTGCTGCGCAAAACCGCCGCCGAGCAGCGGCTTGCCGCTTCCATTACGGCAAACCATTCTCCCACTTCAAGGAAATAA
- a CDS encoding MFS transporter — translation MSALTLPKPAGALSRSQEFLLKLFSFTNYGVNAFIAVIFPVYFHMLGFSSLQFGMLYSIGPTVGIIANLVWGVTSDRFQTIKKIITTILSGQLVFILLMFRAEAYPVIFVLLTLYYFFQTPVNMLNDSQILLHTKQTGKSYASYRVWGSIGFAVAALLFGLLLKTPTHGKMALLCIGNVALALLLSLLLKDARGAGFKKMQFTGLGKVLLAPRLTVFLLLVLLLAVAARINDGFLSLYLLERGAGQAVIGSSWMVSALSEIPLFLLLSRYGDRFRELPLLAFAGLMYTVRFFLMSLPLTPGMILAVQTMHSLSFGIFLITALRYLQGIVPDRFRATGQAVFNVTWGSLSGLIGGFLGGQLFDVYGGHEVYLTATAFAGISTVGFFVFGRLSLRKSGEESL, via the coding sequence ATGTCTGCCCTTACCCTTCCGAAGCCCGCCGGAGCCCTATCCAGAAGCCAGGAGTTTCTCCTTAAGCTTTTTTCCTTCACCAACTACGGAGTCAATGCGTTTATCGCCGTCATTTTCCCGGTATATTTCCACATGCTTGGCTTCAGCAGTCTCCAGTTCGGCATGCTTTATTCCATCGGGCCGACCGTTGGCATTATCGCCAATCTGGTTTGGGGCGTGACGAGCGACCGGTTCCAGACTATCAAGAAAATCATAACGACCATCCTCTCCGGACAGCTTGTCTTCATTCTCCTTATGTTCCGGGCGGAGGCTTACCCGGTTATTTTCGTTCTCCTGACCCTCTACTATTTCTTTCAAACTCCGGTCAATATGCTGAACGACAGCCAAATTCTGCTTCATACGAAGCAGACGGGCAAAAGCTACGCCTCCTACCGGGTCTGGGGCTCTATCGGCTTTGCCGTAGCGGCCCTCTTGTTCGGCCTGCTGCTGAAGACCCCTACGCACGGAAAAATGGCGCTGCTCTGCATCGGGAACGTCGCTTTGGCTCTCCTTCTCTCTCTTCTGCTGAAGGATGCCAGGGGGGCCGGCTTCAAGAAGATGCAGTTCACCGGATTAGGGAAGGTTCTCCTCGCTCCCCGGCTGACGGTCTTCCTTCTTCTCGTGCTGCTTCTTGCCGTTGCGGCCCGGATCAACGACGGGTTCCTGTCCCTCTATTTGCTGGAACGGGGGGCCGGCCAAGCCGTCATCGGCTCGTCCTGGATGGTTTCCGCCCTGAGCGAAATCCCCCTTTTTCTCCTGCTCTCCCGGTACGGGGATCGCTTCCGTGAGCTGCCGCTGCTTGCTTTTGCGGGGTTGATGTATACCGTCCGGTTCTTTCTGATGAGTCTGCCTCTTACTCCCGGCATGATACTGGCGGTTCAGACGATGCACAGCCTGTCCTTCGGCATCTTCCTGATTACCGCGCTCCGTTACCTCCAGGGAATCGTTCCAGACCGCTTCCGGGCCACCGGCCAGGCCGTCTTTAACGTCACGTGGGGCAGCTTGTCCGGCCTCATTGGCGGCTTCCTCGGAGGACAGCTCTTCGATGTGTACGGCGGACACGAGGTCTACTTAACCGCGACCGCCTTCGCCGGGATCAGCACGGTCGGTTTCTTTGTGTTCGGCCGGCTGTCGCTCCGGAAATCCGGGGAGGAATCTCTATAA
- a CDS encoding nitroreductase family protein translates to MDYQAFKSIVLDRRSIRRYTDQEVAVEDIREIIDCARYAPSDTNSQTWQFIAVTSREKIKEIERLTWEQLHKRAEEAEKKGLSKEARLLTKSFGPYATAFSQAPVLLVCLATPYQSKFREKIFDPVQLVGEHVWAEEGIKSSCLAAQNLMLAAHAKGLGTCPMTGPVLLAEEQLRQVLDIPEECQVNMVIALGHPSETPGRLPRKEIDDILTIV, encoded by the coding sequence ATGGATTATCAGGCATTCAAAAGCATTGTTCTCGACCGGCGGAGCATCCGCCGTTATACCGATCAGGAAGTAGCCGTGGAGGATATCCGCGAAATCATCGACTGCGCCCGCTATGCGCCGAGCGACACCAATTCGCAGACGTGGCAGTTCATTGCCGTGACCAGCCGGGAGAAGATCAAGGAAATTGAGCGTCTCACCTGGGAGCAGCTGCACAAGCGCGCGGAGGAGGCGGAGAAGAAGGGATTGTCCAAAGAAGCCCGGCTTCTGACGAAATCCTTCGGTCCCTATGCGACGGCCTTCTCGCAGGCTCCCGTCCTTCTGGTCTGCCTCGCCACTCCGTACCAGTCCAAATTCCGGGAGAAAATCTTCGATCCGGTCCAGCTGGTCGGCGAGCATGTCTGGGCGGAGGAAGGAATCAAGAGCAGCTGCCTCGCTGCCCAGAACCTCATGCTGGCCGCTCACGCCAAAGGCCTCGGTACCTGTCCGATGACCGGCCCCGTCCTGCTGGCCGAGGAACAGCTGCGGCAGGTTCTGGATATCCCCGAGGAGTGCCAGGTGAACATGGTCATCGCCCTCGGACACCCGTCCGAAACGCCGGGCCGTTTGCCCCGTAAAGAGATCGACGACATTCTGACGATTGTTTAA
- a CDS encoding ABC transporter ATP-binding protein yields MSRLKLMNIRRSFEDGGAVRTVLDNLNLEVGRGEMVAVMGPSGSGKSTFLSIAGALLKPTDGQVLLDGESLLDKTEKELADLRLRRIGFVFQSANLIPYLKTEEQLVLVAKLAGMDPGTASKRAGELLGKLDLSHRRSAYPEKLSGGERQRVAIARALMNEPAVLLADEPTASLDAPRGREVVQLMAKLVKERGMSAVIVTHDDRVVPLCDRVLDLHNGALVERNQASLV; encoded by the coding sequence ATGAGCAGACTGAAGCTGATGAACATCAGAAGATCCTTTGAGGATGGGGGAGCGGTTAGAACCGTCCTGGATAACTTGAACCTGGAGGTGGGCAGGGGAGAGATGGTGGCGGTCATGGGGCCATCGGGCTCCGGCAAAAGCACCTTCTTGTCCATCGCGGGGGCGCTGCTGAAGCCGACGGACGGCCAAGTGCTGCTGGACGGCGAATCCCTTCTGGATAAGACCGAAAAAGAGCTGGCCGATCTCCGGCTTCGCCGAATCGGATTCGTCTTCCAGAGCGCGAACCTCATTCCGTACCTCAAGACGGAAGAACAGTTGGTACTGGTTGCCAAGCTTGCCGGAATGGACCCCGGCACCGCCTCGAAGCGGGCCGGCGAGCTGCTTGGGAAGCTTGATCTTTCCCACCGGCGGTCGGCCTACCCGGAGAAGCTCTCGGGAGGCGAGCGTCAGCGGGTCGCCATTGCCCGGGCTCTCATGAACGAACCGGCCGTCCTATTGGCGGACGAGCCGACGGCGAGCCTGGATGCCCCGCGCGGCCGCGAGGTCGTGCAGCTGATGGCGAAGCTGGTGAAGGAGCGGGGGATGAGCGCCGTCATCGTGACCCATGACGACCGGGTCGTGCCGCTGTGTGACAGGGTCCTGGATCTTCACAATGGAGCTCTGGTGGAAAGGAACCAAGCGAGCCTGGTTTAA
- a CDS encoding ABC transporter permease, translated as MYLAIREMRHAKARYALIGTVMLLVTLLVLFVTGLAQGLAYDNASSIKNRAATHYILGPDSNHRLTRSQVNGEQGKEALRIVGEGNAEPFGVQMATVLASGEAKKLDITFLGVNPEGWMAPGLVEGSPLSEKGHVLVDRSLSEAGVRIGTILKDQASGTEWTVGGFVEKESFSHTPAVFVRMTDWPALQAANGSRLSSPEGFTAIAVKASKEQARELEAVLPKAEVIGASEAVAAIPGYKEEQGSLLMMIVFLYGISFLVLAVFFYVITIQKTSQFGILKAIGTRSAYLTGSVAQQVLILSAVSLVVSLVVVTFVQAVLPSSLPFELHPSAIAGTGVAFVILSLAGSLASVWKVSRVDALDAIGRGAA; from the coding sequence ATGTATTTGGCTATTCGGGAGATGAGACATGCCAAGGCGCGATATGCGCTAATAGGGACGGTCATGCTGCTGGTCACCTTGCTTGTCCTGTTCGTGACTGGACTGGCCCAAGGATTGGCCTATGACAATGCCTCTTCCATAAAGAACCGGGCGGCGACGCATTATATCCTGGGTCCGGATTCCAACCACCGGTTGACCCGGTCGCAGGTGAACGGGGAACAAGGGAAGGAAGCCCTCCGGATTGTCGGAGAAGGGAATGCCGAACCGTTTGGTGTGCAGATGGCAACCGTCCTGGCCTCAGGGGAGGCAAAGAAGCTGGATATAACCTTCCTGGGGGTTAATCCGGAGGGGTGGATGGCGCCGGGTCTGGTTGAGGGCTCTCCGCTTTCGGAGAAGGGCCACGTTCTGGTCGACCGCAGCTTGTCCGAAGCCGGAGTCCGTATCGGCACGATCCTGAAGGATCAGGCGTCGGGCACGGAATGGACGGTGGGCGGGTTCGTGGAGAAGGAGTCGTTCAGCCATACCCCTGCTGTATTCGTCAGGATGACGGATTGGCCGGCTCTCCAGGCCGCCAATGGAAGCCGCCTATCGTCACCGGAGGGATTCACGGCAATTGCCGTGAAAGCCTCGAAGGAGCAGGCGAGGGAGCTCGAGGCCGTCCTGCCGAAGGCAGAGGTTATCGGGGCGTCGGAGGCGGTTGCCGCCATTCCCGGGTACAAGGAGGAGCAGGGCTCTCTCCTCATGATGATCGTATTTCTATATGGAATCTCGTTTCTGGTGCTGGCGGTCTTCTTCTATGTCATCACCATTCAGAAAACGAGCCAGTTCGGCATTCTGAAAGCCATCGGCACCCGTTCCGCTTATTTAACGGGCAGCGTGGCGCAGCAGGTCCTGATCCTTTCGGCGGTCAGCCTGGTCGTGAGCCTGGTTGTGGTAACGTTCGTTCAGGCTGTCCTGCCGAGCTCCCTGCCGTTTGAGCTCCATCCTTCCGCGATAGCAGGGACGGGTGTTGCGTTCGTCATCCTTTCGTTGGCCGGCTCCCTTGCTTCCGTGTGGAAGGTAAGCCGGGTTGATGCTCTGGATGCGATAGGGAGGGGGGCGGCATGA
- a CDS encoding sensor histidine kinase codes for MRSLYSRVFLTTIIVVLASSLLGFLGANMYYHIKLKPYNDEKLIRVAEQLKQYLESHPDNPEEFLQESAALGYQLYWSDGRGNDRFYGRAFRVTDLPDNAIRSVLNGNRYHGVADFPDKPFVTGFFDNRLSNTVGVPVFLGSRPYGLFLRPDVLLQFGELRLFFALIGLFTVVISVLFFLLSTRYLVKPITGLSEATKLIAQGNYKLRLPVKRHDEIGRLARHFLTMSEELERVDQARQQFVSNVSHEIQSPLTSIQGFAKLLAEKGLPEEERRHYAAVIEEESRHLSQLSKQLLLLSSLEQGEEPVSVESFRLRDQIRQAVQVLQWQLDEKELLLKLSIPEPLLLKGDEVLLMQVWMNLLSNAVTYTPQGGSIEIVAEQGPSHTAVNVRNTGQGIEPEHWPYLFDRFYRADRSRDRSTGRTGLGLAIVKKIVRLHGGTVGVASSEAGTVFTVTLPNP; via the coding sequence TTGAGATCGTTATATTCCCGTGTCTTTCTCACCACAATTATCGTCGTTCTCGCCAGCAGCCTGCTCGGGTTTCTCGGAGCTAACATGTATTATCATATTAAGCTTAAGCCCTATAACGACGAGAAGCTGATCCGGGTCGCGGAGCAGCTGAAACAATACCTGGAGAGCCATCCGGATAACCCGGAGGAGTTTTTGCAAGAGTCGGCTGCGCTTGGATATCAGCTGTATTGGTCGGATGGCCGGGGAAACGACCGCTTCTATGGCCGGGCCTTCCGTGTGACCGATCTCCCGGACAACGCCATCCGCTCGGTGCTTAACGGGAACCGGTATCATGGGGTGGCGGACTTTCCCGACAAGCCGTTCGTCACCGGCTTCTTCGATAACCGGTTGAGCAATACCGTGGGGGTTCCCGTCTTCCTTGGGAGCCGGCCCTATGGCTTGTTCCTGAGGCCGGACGTGCTGCTTCAGTTCGGGGAGCTGCGACTTTTTTTCGCTTTGATAGGCTTGTTCACGGTTGTCATCAGCGTGCTGTTCTTCCTGCTTAGTACCCGGTACTTGGTGAAACCGATCACCGGCCTGTCCGAGGCAACGAAGCTTATTGCCCAAGGAAATTACAAGCTCCGCCTGCCTGTTAAGAGACATGATGAGATCGGACGGCTCGCCCGGCATTTCCTGACGATGAGCGAGGAACTGGAGCGGGTGGATCAAGCACGCCAGCAGTTTGTGTCCAATGTATCGCATGAGATCCAATCCCCTCTCACCTCCATTCAAGGCTTTGCCAAACTACTGGCCGAGAAGGGGCTGCCGGAGGAGGAGCGTAGACATTATGCTGCGGTTATCGAGGAAGAAAGCCGCCATCTCTCCCAGCTCAGCAAGCAGCTGCTTCTTCTGTCGTCCTTGGAGCAGGGAGAGGAACCGGTTTCCGTCGAGTCTTTCCGGCTCCGGGACCAGATCCGCCAGGCGGTTCAGGTGCTGCAGTGGCAGCTGGACGAGAAGGAGCTGCTGCTGAAGCTTTCGATTCCCGAGCCCTTGCTCCTGAAAGGGGACGAGGTTCTCCTGATGCAGGTGTGGATGAATCTGCTGAGCAATGCCGTCACCTACACACCTCAAGGAGGAAGCATCGAGATTGTCGCCGAGCAGGGGCCGTCTCATACGGCCGTCAACGTCCGGAATACAGGCCAAGGGATTGAACCGGAGCATTGGCCCTATCTGTTCGACCGCTTCTATCGGGCGGACCGGTCTCGTGACCGCTCTACGGGACGAACGGGGCTGGGGCTCGCCATTGTCAAGAAGATCGTCCGGCTCCACGGGGGAACCGTCGGAGTGGCCAGCTCGGAGGCCGGGACGGTTTTTACGGTGACGCTGCCGAATCCGTAA